A single window of Archangium gephyra DNA harbors:
- a CDS encoding hybrid sensor histidine kinase/response regulator, which translates to MTASLPASLWHFLSREVALVCDAAGTLTWVDDRAVRLLETGPGQALRSLAAQGTEDKVDRLVTLSRDERVERWEVILCVGGQPRTFAFRGAPHEGGSALVGSLVTEDYAASLSQVSETLSELASLHRETERQQRELKRRADELARINRELEESNRGVRTLHAELDEKTESLVRAAEIKSRVVANVSHEFRTPLHSILGLARLLLNPANGSLSPEQQKQVQFIRSSGEALFELVNDLLDLSKMESGKATLRPVHFGAGDFLGALRGMMRPLVLADSPVELRFETPPADLALETDEAKVSQVVRNLVSNALKFTEKGHVTVTAERGPEDTVCFRVSDTGIGIAPEHHAHIFEEFTQVESPLQKQVKGTGLGLALSRRLAEFLGGSLTVQSAPGRGSTFTFTLPRVHPEVMEMVGMTERSQQLEPGRAPVLVLEDDRQTLFLYEKYLSRSGFQVLPVRTVEEARRTLQRVRPAAVVMDVMLEGETSWSFLSELKSNEATRDIPVLVVTLMDREQKARALGADEFWLKPLGEEQLLRKLAEMARSGPVQKLLIIDDDEVHRYLLRQLLRDTPYLLSEAGTGPEGLRLAREQTPDLIFLDFVLPDMTAFDVLDELKADPRTRDIPVILHTSRQLQEEERARLEKGTSTILAKHKLSREVAITRIRDALHKTGLGTDRGESRRG; encoded by the coding sequence ATGACGGCGTCCCTCCCCGCCTCCCTCTGGCACTTCCTGAGCCGCGAGGTGGCGCTGGTGTGCGATGCGGCCGGCACCCTCACCTGGGTGGATGATCGCGCCGTGCGGCTGCTGGAGACCGGGCCGGGCCAGGCCCTGCGCTCGCTGGCGGCGCAGGGCACCGAGGACAAGGTGGATCGGCTCGTCACCCTGTCCCGCGACGAGCGGGTGGAGCGCTGGGAGGTCATCCTGTGCGTGGGGGGCCAGCCGCGCACCTTCGCCTTCCGGGGCGCGCCGCACGAGGGCGGCTCGGCGCTGGTGGGCAGCCTGGTCACGGAGGACTACGCCGCCTCGCTCTCGCAGGTGAGCGAGACCCTGAGCGAGCTGGCCTCGCTGCACCGCGAGACGGAGCGCCAGCAGCGCGAGCTCAAGCGGCGCGCGGACGAGCTGGCCCGCATCAACCGCGAGCTGGAGGAGTCCAACCGCGGCGTGCGCACCCTGCACGCCGAGCTGGACGAGAAGACGGAGAGCCTGGTGCGCGCCGCGGAAATCAAGAGCCGCGTGGTGGCCAACGTGAGCCACGAGTTCCGCACCCCGCTGCACTCCATCCTCGGCCTGGCGCGGCTGCTGCTCAACCCCGCCAACGGCTCGCTCTCCCCGGAGCAGCAGAAGCAGGTGCAGTTCATCCGCTCCTCGGGCGAGGCCCTCTTCGAGCTGGTGAATGATCTGCTGGACCTCTCGAAGATGGAGTCCGGCAAGGCCACGCTGCGGCCGGTGCACTTCGGCGCCGGGGACTTCCTGGGCGCGCTGCGCGGGATGATGAGGCCGCTGGTGCTGGCGGACTCGCCGGTGGAGCTGCGCTTCGAGACACCGCCGGCGGACCTGGCGCTGGAGACGGACGAGGCCAAGGTGAGCCAGGTGGTGCGCAACCTGGTGTCCAACGCGCTGAAGTTCACGGAGAAGGGCCACGTCACGGTGACGGCCGAGCGGGGGCCGGAGGACACGGTGTGCTTCCGGGTGAGCGACACGGGCATCGGCATCGCGCCGGAGCACCACGCGCACATCTTCGAGGAGTTCACCCAGGTGGAGAGCCCCCTGCAGAAGCAGGTGAAGGGCACGGGCCTGGGGCTGGCGCTGTCGCGGCGCCTGGCGGAGTTCCTGGGCGGCAGCCTCACGGTGCAGAGCGCGCCGGGCCGGGGCTCCACCTTCACCTTCACCCTGCCCCGGGTGCACCCGGAGGTGATGGAGATGGTGGGCATGACCGAGCGCAGCCAGCAGCTGGAGCCGGGCCGCGCGCCGGTGCTGGTGCTGGAGGACGACCGGCAGACGCTCTTCCTGTACGAGAAGTACCTGTCGCGCTCGGGCTTCCAGGTGCTGCCGGTGCGCACGGTGGAGGAGGCGCGCCGCACGCTGCAGCGGGTACGCCCCGCCGCGGTGGTGATGGACGTCATGCTGGAGGGCGAGACGAGCTGGAGCTTCCTCTCCGAGCTCAAGAGCAACGAGGCCACGCGCGACATCCCCGTCCTGGTGGTGACGCTCATGGACCGGGAGCAGAAGGCGCGCGCGCTGGGCGCCGACGAGTTCTGGCTCAAGCCGCTGGGCGAGGAGCAGCTGCTGCGCAAGCTGGCGGAGATGGCGCGCAGCGGCCCGGTGCAGAAGCTGCTCATCATCGACGACGACGAGGTGCACCGCTACCTGCTGCGCCAGCTGCTCAGGGACACCCCCTACCTCCTCTCGGAGGCGGGCACGGGGCCCGAGGGCCTCCGGCTGGCGCGCGAGCAGACGCCGGACCTCATCTTCCTGGACTTCGTGCTGCCGGACATGACGGCCTTCGACGTGCTGGATGAGCTGAAGGCGGACCCGCGCACGCGCGACATCCCCGTCATCCTCCACACCTCGCGCCAGTTGCAGGAAGAGGAGCGCGCGCGGCTGGAGAAGGGCACGT
- a CDS encoding cobalamin B12-binding domain-containing protein yields MTTDTIAAIRASYLSAQLAGNRREALRLLVDEGILRGIPVPTLHLDVIQKAQWEIGRMWQENEISVAQEHMATAISQLALSHLYRHLQRDPPNGRVVLVSCVEGELHELGARMASDFLEMAGFDVRFLGANVPTEHLVREVLESKPDLLAFSVTMTYHLPALRQAVAAVREVAPALPMAVGGLAFTWVPGVEAELGVPFFGKDARELVAAACRMFEV; encoded by the coding sequence GTGACCACCGACACCATCGCCGCGATACGCGCGTCGTACCTCTCCGCCCAACTCGCGGGAAATCGCCGGGAGGCCCTGCGCCTGCTCGTGGACGAGGGAATCCTCCGAGGCATTCCCGTCCCCACCCTGCACCTGGACGTCATCCAGAAGGCCCAGTGGGAGATCGGCCGCATGTGGCAGGAGAATGAAATCTCCGTGGCCCAGGAGCACATGGCCACCGCCATCTCCCAGCTGGCCCTGTCGCACCTCTACCGCCACCTGCAGAGAGACCCGCCCAACGGCCGCGTGGTGCTGGTGTCGTGCGTGGAGGGCGAGCTGCACGAGCTGGGCGCCCGCATGGCCAGCGACTTCCTGGAGATGGCGGGCTTCGACGTCCGTTTCCTGGGTGCCAACGTTCCCACCGAGCACCTGGTGCGCGAGGTGCTGGAGTCGAAACCCGATTTGCTGGCGTTCTCGGTCACCATGACGTACCACCTGCCCGCGTTGCGCCAGGCGGTGGCGGCGGTGCGGGAGGTGGCACCGGCACTGCCCATGGCCGTAGGGGGGTTGGCCTTCACCTGGGTTCCCGGGGTGGAGGCGGAATTGGGTGTCCCCTTCTTCGGCAAGGACGCGCGCGAGCTGGTGGCCGCGGCCTGCAGGATGTTCGAGGTCTAG
- a CDS encoding caspase family protein, with translation MSATRVLALLCVLLAVPALAETGPVRRLALLVGVNDGGPERVRLRYAVSDARSFDKVLGELGGVAAADRRVLVDVGRAGLLEALGELRARTEAARGSGASRVEVLVYYSGHSDEEGLLLKGERLGYGELRRALNALPADVRIAVLDSCASGAFARAKGGTRRPAFLVDSGNKVKGHAILTSSSEDEVSQESDRLGASYFTHHLISGLRGAADATRDGRVTLNEAYQFAFHETLARTEKTRGGAQHPAYDIELAGSGDLVMTDLRATSAGLYLAEALEGRLFVRDEAGTLVVELQKLPGRPAELGLAPGRYQVRREVESGASEASFTLVEGQRTPLAPASFQAIPLEATVSRGGPEVAPGAPEVDVALLDPELLERASVSEAPGLYQMQSYTRVPVSLSLIPQLSTNVLKPPIWRVENQLAFGVVNGGRAVRVRGAALSLVANWYEEEAHGLLLSSGFNVVKGEASGLMASPAANIALGEVEALQLAVGTNVAGGDVRVGQLAVGVNVAARSVWGVQLAAGGNVAGGSLGGIQGSVGLNVTRGDFAGLQGAVGGNVAGGSVRGVQWAVGVNRASDVMGLQAALLNVGGDVTGAQLGLINVARVVTGVQLGLVNVSEEVKGMPVGLLSFEKKGQFHVELYGSDIQLTNLAVKFGGKYLYTALLGGIGPDDRLERFSLGLGLGLHLPLGERLWLDGDVAGSTVLRVRDPFGGSSNVLGQGRVMLGVQLFERFALFGGPTYNVYFAGSERDRYALTTLPSREQEVSESTWVRYWPGVQLGIRM, from the coding sequence ATGAGTGCCACGAGAGTCCTCGCCCTGCTGTGTGTGCTGCTGGCGGTGCCCGCGCTCGCGGAGACGGGCCCGGTGCGGCGGCTGGCGCTGCTCGTGGGTGTCAACGACGGGGGGCCCGAGCGGGTGCGGCTGCGCTATGCGGTGTCCGACGCGCGCTCCTTCGACAAGGTGCTGGGGGAGCTGGGGGGAGTGGCCGCCGCGGACCGGCGCGTGCTGGTGGACGTGGGGCGCGCGGGGCTGCTGGAGGCGCTGGGAGAGCTGCGTGCGCGCACCGAGGCGGCCCGGGGCTCGGGGGCCTCGCGCGTGGAGGTGCTGGTGTACTACTCGGGCCACTCGGACGAGGAGGGCCTGCTGCTCAAGGGCGAGCGCCTGGGTTATGGCGAGCTGCGCCGGGCGCTCAACGCGTTGCCCGCGGACGTGCGCATCGCGGTGCTGGACAGCTGCGCCTCGGGGGCCTTCGCCCGGGCGAAGGGAGGCACCCGTCGGCCGGCCTTCCTGGTGGACTCGGGCAACAAGGTGAAGGGCCACGCCATCCTCACCTCCTCCAGCGAGGACGAGGTGTCACAGGAGTCGGACAGGCTGGGCGCCTCGTACTTCACCCACCACCTCATCTCCGGGCTGCGCGGCGCGGCGGATGCCACGCGGGATGGGCGGGTGACGCTCAACGAGGCCTACCAGTTCGCCTTCCACGAGACGCTGGCGCGCACGGAGAAGACGCGGGGCGGGGCGCAGCACCCGGCGTATGACATTGAGCTGGCGGGCTCGGGGGACCTGGTGATGACGGACCTGAGGGCGACGTCGGCGGGGCTGTATCTCGCCGAGGCGCTGGAGGGCCGGCTCTTCGTGCGGGACGAGGCGGGCACGCTGGTGGTGGAGCTGCAGAAGCTGCCGGGCCGGCCCGCGGAGCTGGGACTGGCGCCCGGGCGCTACCAGGTGCGGCGAGAGGTGGAGAGCGGGGCCTCCGAGGCGAGCTTCACGCTGGTGGAGGGGCAGCGCACCCCGTTGGCGCCGGCGAGTTTCCAGGCGATTCCGTTGGAGGCCACGGTGTCGCGGGGGGGGCCGGAGGTGGCGCCCGGGGCCCCCGAGGTGGACGTGGCCCTGTTGGATCCCGAGCTCCTGGAGCGTGCCAGTGTCTCCGAGGCGCCGGGGCTGTACCAGATGCAGAGCTACACGCGGGTGCCGGTGTCGCTGAGCCTCATTCCGCAGCTGAGCACCAACGTGCTGAAGCCGCCGATCTGGCGGGTGGAGAACCAGCTCGCGTTCGGCGTGGTGAATGGAGGGAGGGCGGTGCGGGTGAGGGGCGCGGCGCTGTCGCTGGTGGCCAACTGGTACGAGGAGGAGGCGCACGGCCTGCTGTTGTCCTCGGGCTTCAACGTGGTGAAGGGGGAGGCGAGCGGGCTGATGGCGTCCCCGGCGGCGAACATCGCGCTCGGGGAGGTGGAGGCGTTGCAGCTGGCGGTGGGGACGAACGTGGCGGGCGGGGACGTGCGGGTGGGGCAGCTGGCGGTGGGGGTGAACGTGGCGGCGCGCTCGGTGTGGGGCGTGCAGCTGGCCGCGGGCGGCAACGTGGCGGGAGGGAGCCTCGGTGGCATCCAGGGGAGCGTGGGTCTCAACGTGACGCGGGGGGATTTCGCGGGCCTGCAGGGGGCGGTGGGGGGGAATGTGGCGGGGGGCTCGGTGCGGGGCGTGCAGTGGGCGGTGGGCGTCAACCGCGCGAGTGACGTGATGGGCCTGCAGGCGGCGCTGTTGAACGTGGGCGGGGACGTGACGGGGGCGCAGCTGGGCCTCATCAACGTGGCCCGGGTGGTGACGGGCGTGCAGCTCGGCCTGGTGAACGTCTCCGAGGAGGTGAAGGGCATGCCCGTGGGGTTGCTCTCCTTCGAGAAGAAGGGGCAGTTCCACGTGGAGCTGTACGGCAGCGACATCCAGCTCACCAACCTCGCGGTGAAGTTCGGCGGCAAGTACCTGTACACGGCGCTGCTGGGGGGGATTGGGCCGGATGACCGGTTGGAGCGCTTCAGCCTGGGATTGGGGCTGGGGCTGCACCTGCCGCTGGGCGAGCGCCTGTGGCTGGACGGGGACGTGGCGGGAAGCACGGTGCTGCGCGTGAGGGACCCGTTTGGAGGCAGCTCCAACGTGCTGGGCCAGGGGCGGGTGATGCTCGGGGTGCAGCTCTTCGAGCGCTTCGCCTTGTTCGGCGGGCCCACCTACAACGTGTACTTCGCCGGGAGTGAGCGGGACCGGTACGCGCTCACCACGCTGCCGTCGCGGGAGCAGGAGGTGTCGGAGAGCACCTGGGTGCGGTACTGGCCCGGCGTGCAGCTCGGCATCCGGATGTGA
- a CDS encoding putative DNA-binding domain-containing protein, with protein sequence MSLAGFQRALSALVISPALRAEVAALPEPELPTQLASLELTERERRRLHALARDAGMKVTTLLHRANRLSMLTNTLPRTCEAMAHPRLQPLVQRYWREHPPTSVMYVREARRFAGFLQELLRSGELVHPPLAELLEAELALLELGKSGLALPAVPETPPEGDSLEEARPRLGPWCRVLPFRMEPRMLLRSGGAVTLPESLPDEERYLLLTSVTPGQVVPRGLDMMRGRVLRASTGEHSVAWLRAELGCPSSLFLELAREGWLLLGPAQ encoded by the coding sequence ATGTCCCTGGCCGGCTTCCAACGGGCGCTCTCCGCACTCGTCATCTCCCCCGCCCTGCGGGCGGAAGTGGCCGCGCTCCCGGAGCCGGAGCTGCCCACGCAGCTGGCGAGCCTCGAGCTGACGGAGCGCGAGCGGCGCCGGCTGCACGCCCTGGCGCGGGACGCGGGGATGAAGGTGACGACGCTCCTCCACCGCGCCAACCGGCTGAGCATGCTCACCAACACGCTGCCTCGCACCTGCGAGGCCATGGCCCACCCCAGGCTCCAGCCCCTGGTGCAGCGCTACTGGCGGGAGCACCCCCCCACCAGCGTCATGTACGTGCGCGAGGCCCGGCGCTTCGCCGGGTTCCTCCAGGAACTGCTGCGCTCGGGCGAGCTCGTGCACCCGCCCCTCGCCGAGCTGCTGGAAGCGGAGCTGGCCCTGCTGGAGCTGGGGAAGTCGGGGCTCGCCCTGCCCGCCGTGCCGGAGACGCCGCCCGAGGGAGACTCGCTGGAGGAGGCCCGGCCAAGGCTCGGCCCGTGGTGCCGCGTCCTCCCCTTCCGGATGGAGCCTCGGATGCTGCTGCGCTCGGGAGGCGCCGTCACGCTGCCGGAATCCCTTCCAGACGAGGAGCGCTACCTGCTCCTCACCAGCGTGACGCCCGGCCAGGTGGTCCCGAGAGGCTTGGACATGATGCGGGGACGCGTCCTGCGGGCCAGCACCGGCGAGCACTCCGTCGCATGGCTTCGCGCGGAGCTCGGCTGCCCGTCCTCGCTCTTCCTGGAGCTGGCCCGCGAGGGATGGCTCCTCCTCGGTCCGGCGCAGTAG
- a CDS encoding DUF692 domain-containing protein has translation MSQRRARLGVGLSYQGSLRDFVREHLEAYDFLEVIPDIFWTEERGPDGALRFRENAEGLRLLDWVAARRPLVAHSVGMSLGSAEGGFSPDYVAQLARWQRRYHFAWLSEHLSFTRLPHGPGEHMDLGVMLPVPYDEDTLELLAGRVAEVRRAVDAPFLLENNVFYYQLPEQELSEPAFLRRLGERTGSGLLLDLHNLHTNARNHGFSPLDFLEALDLSQVVELHIAGGSEWEGFYLDAHSGACPEPVWELLEQVLPRLPNLGGVVFEMFGNYVPLLGTDVLLGELRRLRDVLERHGGRP, from the coding sequence TTGAGCCAGCGCCGGGCCAGACTGGGAGTCGGACTGTCCTACCAGGGCTCGCTGCGCGACTTCGTGCGCGAGCACCTGGAGGCCTACGACTTCCTGGAAGTCATCCCGGACATCTTCTGGACGGAGGAGCGGGGCCCCGACGGCGCCCTGCGCTTCCGGGAGAACGCCGAGGGGCTGCGGCTGCTCGATTGGGTGGCCGCGCGCCGCCCGCTGGTCGCGCACTCGGTGGGCATGTCGCTGGGCAGCGCCGAGGGAGGTTTCTCCCCGGACTACGTCGCGCAGCTGGCCCGCTGGCAGCGGCGCTACCACTTCGCCTGGCTCAGCGAGCACCTGTCCTTCACCCGTCTGCCCCACGGTCCCGGCGAGCACATGGACCTCGGGGTGATGCTGCCAGTGCCCTATGACGAGGACACGCTGGAGCTGCTCGCCGGACGTGTCGCCGAGGTGCGGCGGGCCGTGGACGCCCCCTTCCTCCTGGAGAACAACGTCTTCTACTACCAGCTCCCCGAGCAGGAGCTGAGCGAGCCGGCCTTCCTGCGGCGCCTGGGAGAGCGCACCGGCAGCGGGCTCCTGTTGGACCTCCACAACCTGCACACCAACGCGCGCAACCACGGCTTCTCGCCGCTCGACTTCCTGGAGGCGCTGGACCTCTCGCAGGTGGTGGAGCTGCACATCGCCGGCGGCTCCGAGTGGGAGGGCTTCTACCTGGATGCACACTCGGGCGCGTGTCCCGAGCCCGTGTGGGAGCTGCTGGAGCAGGTGCTCCCGCGACTGCCGAACCTGGGCGGCGTCGTCTTCGAGATGTTCGGCAACTACGTCCCGCTGCTCGGCACCGACGTGCTCCTGGGCGAGCTGCGGCGGCTGCGCGACGTGCTGGAGCGCCACGGCGGGAGGCCCTGA
- a CDS encoding DUF3089 domain-containing protein, protein MRNKLQRLLSATLLVCTLLLVLLGMNFASIFLWSVTPRTPFSEARAPTPPDYSRPSTWSALPELHDLADTVPPSSPALEQSQAPVDVFYIHPTTYIGGEWNGPVDDATLNEATDRVATLIQASAFNACCAIYAPRYRQANMTAFTGPVEKGQAALDLAYRDVAAAFRYWREHFNRGRPFILAAHSQGTVLARRLLHETVSGTPLRHQLVAAYLIGIPMPEDTLQRSLPDIPFCDSPEQTGCLISWNARTANATERIQVREPVLDAAPSPGPFLCVNPLTWRHDTEPASWEQNPGAVFLEATPPQVMPGLTGAQCKKGKLEVLIRGDMPRDFMSRLLDHAMGEGNHHPVEFQLFYMSIRRNAAERVAAFLRSNATPNTRDP, encoded by the coding sequence ATGCGGAACAAGCTCCAGCGCCTTCTCTCCGCCACCCTCCTGGTCTGCACCCTGCTGCTGGTGCTCCTGGGGATGAACTTCGCGTCCATCTTCCTGTGGTCGGTCACCCCCAGGACCCCGTTCAGCGAAGCGCGTGCGCCCACCCCGCCCGACTACTCCCGGCCCTCCACCTGGAGCGCGCTTCCCGAGCTCCACGACCTCGCGGACACGGTGCCGCCGTCGAGCCCGGCCCTCGAGCAGTCCCAGGCGCCCGTGGATGTCTTCTACATCCACCCCACCACGTATATCGGCGGCGAGTGGAATGGGCCCGTCGATGACGCCACCCTCAACGAAGCCACCGACCGGGTGGCGACGCTCATTCAAGCCAGTGCCTTCAACGCCTGCTGTGCCATCTACGCCCCCCGGTACCGGCAGGCCAACATGACCGCCTTCACCGGGCCGGTGGAGAAGGGCCAGGCCGCGTTGGACCTCGCCTACCGGGACGTCGCCGCGGCGTTCCGCTACTGGCGGGAGCACTTCAATCGCGGACGGCCTTTCATCCTCGCGGCGCACAGCCAGGGAACCGTGCTCGCCAGACGCCTCCTGCACGAGACCGTGAGCGGAACGCCGCTCCGCCACCAGCTCGTCGCCGCGTATCTCATCGGGATTCCGATGCCGGAGGACACCCTCCAGCGGAGCCTCCCCGACATCCCCTTCTGCGACTCGCCGGAGCAGACCGGCTGCCTCATCAGCTGGAACGCACGGACCGCCAACGCCACGGAGCGAATCCAGGTACGCGAGCCGGTGCTGGACGCGGCGCCCTCACCGGGGCCGTTCCTCTGTGTGAATCCCCTGACCTGGCGGCACGACACGGAGCCAGCCTCGTGGGAGCAGAACCCAGGGGCCGTGTTCCTCGAGGCGACACCGCCCCAGGTGATGCCAGGCCTCACCGGCGCGCAGTGCAAGAAAGGAAAGCTGGAGGTCCTCATCCGCGGAGACATGCCACGGGACTTCATGAGCCGGCTGCTCGACCACGCCATGGGCGAGGGCAACCACCATCCCGTGGAGTTCCAGCTCTTCTACATGAGCATCCGCCGCAACGCGGCCGAGCGGGTGGCGGCGTTCCTCCGCTCGAACGCCACCCCGAACACACGGGACCCCTGA